The nucleotide sequence GTTTCACGTAAGCGCTTGTTCACGCTGAGAATCGAGTTTTCGGCCAGGGCGTGCCACGGCCGAAAACTCGCCGTAGTCAGCCGTTCTTGAGGAGCACGCGGGCGAAATTGCGCTTGCCCACCTGCAGCACGGCCTCGAAACCGGCCTCGAAAACGCGCTGGGCGTCTTCCACCACCTCTGTATCTATACGCACCGCCCGCTCCTTGAGCTTGCGGTTTGCCTCGGAGTTGCTGGCCGTGAGGCCGGCGGCCGTCAGCAGCGCGGGCAGGCGCAGGCCTTCGGCCGGCACCACTACCTCTGTAAGAGGAAGCAGACTCGTGTCGCCCTCCCCGCGCACCACGGCATGCCAGCCGGCGATGGCCAGCTCGGCGGCCTCGGCGCCATGGAAGCGGGCGGCCAGCTCGCGCGCCAGGCGAAGCTTGGCGTCACGCGGGTTGAGCGCCCCGCTGGCGATGTCCACCTTCATCTGGGCCAGTTCGGCCAGCGACACGTCAAAGCTAAGCAGCTCAAACCAACGCCACATCAGTTCGTCGCCGATCTTCATGGTCTTGGTGACGATGTCGATGGCCGGCTCATTGATACCAATGTAGTTGCCCAGCGACTTGGACATCTTGTTGACGCCGTCCAGGCCCTCGAGCAGCGGCATGGTCAGTACGATCTGCGGCAGCTGGCCGTGGTGCTCCTGCAGCGCGCGCCCCATCAGCAGGTTGAACTTCTGATCGGTGCCGCCCAGCTCTACGTCGCACTTGAGCGCGACGGAGTCGTAACCCTGCACCAGCGGATAGAGGAATTCGTGAATGGCGATCG is from Dyella terrae and encodes:
- the tyrS gene encoding tyrosine--tRNA ligase, which encodes MKELEQALATIARGADEIIKQEELLERLKSGRPLRIKAGFDPTAPDLHLGHTVLLNKMRQFQDLGHQVIFLIGDFTGMIGDPTGKNVTRKPLTREDVLANAETYAEQVYKVLDREKTELRFNSEWFGQMTAADMIKLAAQHTVARMLERDDFAKRYGSQQPIAIHEFLYPLVQGYDSVALKCDVELGGTDQKFNLLMGRALQEHHGQLPQIVLTMPLLEGLDGVNKMSKSLGNYIGINEPAIDIVTKTMKIGDELMWRWFELLSFDVSLAELAQMKVDIASGALNPRDAKLRLARELAARFHGAEAAELAIAGWHAVVRGEGDTSLLPLTEVVVPAEGLRLPALLTAAGLTASNSEANRKLKERAVRIDTEVVEDAQRVFEAGFEAVLQVGKRNFARVLLKNG